One Micavibrio aeruginosavorus ARL-13 genomic window carries:
- the murD gene encoding UDP-N-acetylmuramoyl-L-alanine--D-glutamate ligase yields the protein MIDLSSIAAGLGGRPVAVFGLGLSGLATVSAFVRAGVSVTAWDDDETKRTQAASEGATISNLALADLSGFAMLVVAPGIPLTHPEPHVVVARAQDAGVEILGDVELLHRVHHGRKTIGITGTNGKSTTTALIGHILNAGGVTASVGGNIGRAALDIELPPKDGVIVLELSSYQLDLCPTFAPDIGVHMNLTPDHLDRHGDMAGYAAAKMRIFRGAGAAIIGVDDEPSRAMFKQVQDTGDRDVYAISVVNAVERGVYVSNGVLFDCMDGEAREIGSVSALTTLPGVHNHQNICAAYIATRLSGLDADTIMNAIKTYPGLPHRQFMTRVINGVAYVNDSKATNADATAKALVCYRNICWIVGGKPKDGGLNGLEPFMDRVRKAFVIGAAMDDFCKWLDNHGVEYVRSETLDRAVNDAHITAQAARGEPGGAGVVLLSPACASFDQFRSFEHRGDEFTKMVMALPEGDKA from the coding sequence ATGATTGATCTATCGTCTATAGCCGCCGGTCTGGGTGGTCGTCCTGTTGCGGTGTTCGGGTTGGGGTTGTCCGGCCTGGCCACCGTTTCGGCTTTTGTGCGGGCGGGTGTCTCCGTCACGGCATGGGACGATGATGAAACCAAGCGTACCCAAGCGGCATCCGAAGGCGCAACGATCAGCAATCTGGCGCTGGCCGATTTGTCCGGTTTTGCCATGTTGGTGGTGGCCCCGGGCATTCCGTTGACGCACCCGGAACCGCACGTGGTTGTAGCGCGGGCGCAGGATGCGGGCGTTGAAATTCTGGGTGATGTCGAATTATTGCACCGTGTTCACCATGGCCGTAAAACCATCGGCATCACCGGCACAAACGGTAAATCGACAACCACAGCGTTGATTGGGCATATTTTGAATGCCGGTGGCGTGACCGCATCCGTCGGCGGAAATATTGGTCGTGCGGCGCTGGATATTGAATTGCCGCCGAAAGATGGCGTGATCGTTCTGGAATTATCATCCTATCAATTGGATTTGTGCCCGACCTTTGCGCCCGATATTGGCGTGCATATGAACTTAACGCCCGATCACCTGGATCGCCACGGCGACATGGCCGGATATGCGGCGGCGAAGATGCGGATTTTTCGCGGGGCCGGGGCGGCCATTATCGGTGTGGATGATGAACCGTCCCGCGCCATGTTCAAACAGGTGCAGGATACGGGTGATCGCGATGTGTACGCGATTTCCGTCGTGAATGCGGTGGAACGCGGTGTTTATGTATCAAACGGCGTGTTGTTTGATTGCATGGATGGGGAAGCACGTGAGATTGGGTCCGTATCCGCATTGACGACCTTGCCCGGTGTGCATAATCACCAGAATATTTGTGCGGCCTATATCGCCACGCGTCTGTCTGGTTTGGATGCCGATACGATTATGAACGCCATCAAAACCTATCCGGGCTTGCCGCACCGTCAGTTTATGACGCGGGTGATCAATGGTGTTGCCTATGTCAATGACAGCAAGGCCACCAATGCCGATGCGACAGCCAAGGCTTTGGTTTGCTACCGCAATATCTGCTGGATCGTTGGGGGCAAGCCGAAGGATGGCGGGCTGAACGGTCTGGAGCCGTTTATGGATCGCGTCCGCAAGGCGTTCGTGATTGGCGCGGCCATGGATGATTTTTGCAAGTGGCTGGACAATCACGGCGTTGAATATGTGCGCAGTGAAACGCTGGACCGCGCGGTGAATGATGCCCATATCACGGCGCAGGCCGCGCGGGGTGAACCGGGCGGGGCCGGCGTTGTGTTGTTGTCCCCGGCCTGTGCGTCGTTCGATCAATTCCGGTCCTTTGAACACCGGGGCGATGAATTCACGAAAATGGTCATGGCGCTGCCCGAAGGGGACAAGGCATGA
- the mraY gene encoding phospho-N-acetylmuramoyl-pentapeptide-transferase — protein MLYNLLAPLGDDFIFFNLFRYLTFRTGCAIMTALVICFLIGPGMIRWLKSKQGSASNIREYLEEAHAKKAGTPTMGGLMVLISVTISTLLWADLSNHYVWIALMVMVGFGLIGFGDDYLKLTKKNSKGLSGKLKLVAQVSIGLIATLWVMHVAPETLNHHVAIPFFKSLFLNLGWFFIPWAVVVMVGASNAVNLTDGLDGLAIVPVAIAAACFGLIAYLVGNAIYSDYLQIPFVPGTGELAILCGALVGAAMGFLWYNAPPAMVFMGDTGSLSMGGVLGAMAVITKHELVLAIIGGLFVLETVSVIVQVASFKLTGKRVFRMAPLHHHYEKKGWSEPTVVIRFWIIAVILALIGLSTLKLR, from the coding sequence ATGCTTTATAATTTGCTGGCCCCGCTGGGCGATGATTTTATCTTTTTCAACCTGTTCCGGTATCTGACCTTCCGGACCGGGTGCGCCATTATGACGGCGCTGGTGATCTGTTTCCTGATCGGCCCCGGCATGATCCGTTGGCTGAAATCCAAACAGGGCAGCGCCAGCAACATCCGCGAATATCTGGAAGAAGCCCACGCGAAGAAGGCCGGTACGCCGACCATGGGTGGGTTGATGGTCCTGATCTCCGTGACCATCTCCACATTGCTGTGGGCGGACCTGTCCAACCATTATGTGTGGATCGCACTGATGGTCATGGTCGGGTTCGGCTTGATTGGGTTTGGCGATGATTATCTGAAACTGACCAAGAAAAATTCCAAGGGGCTGTCAGGGAAATTGAAACTGGTGGCACAGGTGAGCATTGGTTTGATTGCGACTCTGTGGGTCATGCATGTGGCGCCGGAAACGCTGAACCATCATGTGGCCATTCCGTTCTTTAAATCGCTGTTCCTGAATCTGGGGTGGTTCTTCATTCCATGGGCGGTTGTGGTCATGGTTGGTGCGTCGAACGCTGTCAACCTGACCGATGGTCTGGACGGTTTGGCGATTGTTCCGGTGGCGATTGCGGCGGCATGCTTTGGTCTGATTGCTTATCTGGTCGGTAATGCGATTTATTCCGACTACCTGCAAATTCCGTTTGTTCCGGGCACGGGTGAACTGGCCATTCTGTGTGGCGCATTGGTTGGTGCGGCGATGGGATTCCTGTGGTACAACGCGCCCCCGGCGATGGTGTTCATGGGCGATACCGGATCATTGTCCATGGGCGGTGTTCTGGGTGCGATGGCGGTGATTACGAAACACGAACTGGTGCTGGCCATTATTGGCGGTCTGTTCGTGCTGGAAACTGTATCTGTGATTGTTCAGGTCGCATCGTTTAAATTAACGGGCAAGCGCGTGTTCCGGATGGCGCCGCTGCACCATCATTATGAGAAAAAAGGGTGGTCGGAACCGACCGTTGTGATCCGTTTCTGGATCATTGCTGTCATTCTGGCTTTGATCGGGCTTTCAACATTGAAATTGCGATGA
- a CDS encoding UDP-N-acetylmuramoylalanyl-D-glutamyl-2,6-diaminopimelate--D-alanyl-D-alanine ligase, whose amino-acid sequence MIWSAADAARATNGRLLGSQDWAATGVSIDTRTLQPGDLFIAIKGDASDGHAYVKMALEKGAAAVMVARAVDGLPDHAPVLMVDDTFKGMQALGQGARNRTGAKIIGVTGSVGKTGTKEMMAVAFGALGQTHYSKASHNNHWGVPLSLSTMHAGCDYGIFEMGMNHAGEISNLTQQVRPDIAIITTIEPVHIEHFGSTEAIAAAKAEIFEGMDAHGVAILNADNPHFDQLAQAARKCGVGKILSFGGGEDVDGRLVECLLASNGSRVKAVICGEEVSFTLLIAGRHIAMNAIAVLLAVSAAGGNVRKAAKALEKVQPPVGRGRRERINIGDRRNPVTLIDESYNASPVAMQAAFKVLALIDPGRGGRRIAVLGDMLELGADGARLHADLALPLQAADVNLVYTCGALMKNLHDALPPEQRGAHRATSAELAEIVPEVLVPGDVVMVKGSHGSRMDVVVETLRHLPQTRKQKKNANTSRREVEDAL is encoded by the coding sequence GTGATCTGGAGTGCAGCGGACGCGGCGAGAGCCACGAACGGACGTTTGCTGGGGTCGCAGGATTGGGCCGCCACGGGCGTTTCGATTGATACGCGCACATTGCAGCCGGGCGATTTGTTTATCGCGATCAAGGGCGATGCCAGCGATGGGCATGCCTATGTGAAAATGGCGTTGGAAAAGGGTGCGGCTGCGGTCATGGTTGCGCGCGCTGTTGATGGCCTGCCTGATCATGCTCCAGTTTTGATGGTGGATGATACATTCAAGGGAATGCAGGCCTTGGGCCAGGGCGCGCGCAATCGCACGGGTGCAAAAATTATTGGTGTCACCGGTTCGGTTGGTAAAACCGGAACGAAGGAAATGATGGCTGTGGCCTTTGGTGCCCTGGGCCAAACCCATTACAGCAAGGCCAGCCACAACAACCATTGGGGTGTTCCGCTGTCGCTGTCCACCATGCATGCGGGATGTGATTACGGCATTTTTGAAATGGGTATGAACCATGCAGGCGAAATATCAAATCTGACGCAACAAGTGCGCCCGGATATTGCGATCATTACCACCATTGAACCGGTCCATATCGAACATTTCGGCTCGACCGAAGCTATTGCCGCAGCGAAGGCAGAAATTTTCGAGGGCATGGATGCGCACGGTGTGGCCATTTTAAACGCCGACAATCCGCATTTTGACCAATTGGCACAGGCCGCGCGCAAATGCGGCGTTGGAAAAATTCTGTCCTTTGGTGGCGGCGAAGATGTTGATGGGCGGTTGGTGGAATGCCTGCTGGCCTCCAACGGGTCGCGCGTGAAGGCCGTAATCTGCGGGGAGGAAGTGTCCTTCACCCTGCTGATCGCCGGACGCCATATCGCCATGAATGCAATTGCCGTGTTGCTGGCGGTATCCGCCGCCGGGGGCAATGTGCGTAAGGCCGCGAAAGCATTGGAAAAAGTTCAGCCGCCGGTGGGCCGTGGTCGCCGCGAGCGCATCAATATCGGCGATCGCCGTAATCCTGTCACATTGATCGACGAAAGCTATAACGCATCCCCCGTGGCGATGCAGGCGGCGTTCAAGGTTCTGGCCCTGATTGATCCGGGCCGTGGTGGCCGCCGTATTGCGGTGCTGGGTGATATGCTGGAACTGGGGGCCGATGGCGCGCGCCTCCACGCGGATCTGGCTTTGCCGTTACAGGCCGCCGATGTGAATCTGGTTTATACATGTGGGGCGTTGATGAAAAATCTGCATGATGCCCTGCCGCCGGAACAGCGCGGCGCGCATCGTGCGACCAGTGCGGAATTAGCTGAAATCGTGCCCGAAGTTCTGGTGCCAGGCGATGTCGTGATGGTCAAGGGATCACATGGCAGCCGGATGGATGTTGTGGTGGAAACACTGCGTCACCTGCCACAAACGCGAAAACAAAAGAAAAACGCAAACACATCACGCCGCGAGGTCGAAGATGCTTTATAA
- a CDS encoding UDP-N-acetylmuramoyl-L-alanyl-D-glutamate--2,6-diaminopimelate ligase, with product MMAMMLSTLIDDYAGPDINISGIALDSRAVKPGYVFIAVPGAKVDGRDFISAAIESGAVAIVVPTGTTPDGKAIFITHDHPRHVAAIMAARFYGRQPEMIAAVTGTNGKTSTAHFTQQLWAGLNMASASLGTIGVRGTHFNRDGSMTTPDPVSLMALMAEMADAGVTHLAMEASSHGLDQNRLDGVRVSAAGFTNLTRDHLDYHGDMKTYLAAKARLFSSVLRDGGTAVLNADDEAFGALADICKSRGLRMWSYGQKAQDIVLKSRALRPDGQDLQINVLGRDYTVALPLVGQFQAMNALCALGLAMAEDISRVDALVEGLSRLQGAPGRLQNIPGHPKGAAVYVDYAHTPDALVNVLQSLRPHTVGRLVCLFGCGGNRDKGKRPVMGGIAADLADHVIVTDDNPRFEQADVIRAEIMAGVTGNHAENIGDRRAAIQHAVHMLKKGDVLVIAGKGHEQGQIIGNRVDPFDDVEEATTAILNIGLGEA from the coding sequence ATGATGGCCATGATGCTTTCAACCCTGATCGATGATTATGCAGGGCCAGATATCAATATATCCGGCATTGCGCTGGACAGCCGGGCGGTCAAGCCGGGCTACGTCTTTATCGCTGTTCCAGGGGCGAAAGTCGACGGACGTGATTTTATATCCGCTGCGATTGAGTCAGGGGCTGTGGCCATCGTTGTTCCAACCGGGACAACACCCGATGGGAAGGCCATTTTTATCACGCATGATCATCCGCGCCATGTGGCCGCGATCATGGCCGCCCGATTTTATGGGCGCCAGCCAGAGATGATTGCGGCGGTGACTGGTACCAACGGCAAAACATCAACCGCACATTTCACGCAACAGCTTTGGGCTGGGTTAAATATGGCCTCGGCCAGTTTGGGTACGATCGGTGTGCGCGGTACGCATTTTAACCGTGACGGGTCAATGACAACACCGGATCCGGTATCGCTGATGGCGCTGATGGCCGAGATGGCCGATGCGGGTGTGACCCATCTGGCGATGGAAGCCTCCAGCCACGGGCTGGATCAAAACCGTCTGGACGGTGTGCGCGTATCGGCGGCGGGGTTCACCAATTTGACCCGCGACCATCTGGATTATCACGGTGACATGAAAACCTATCTGGCGGCCAAGGCGCGTCTGTTTTCATCCGTTCTGCGCGATGGTGGCACGGCGGTTTTGAATGCAGATGATGAGGCATTCGGGGCGCTGGCCGATATTTGCAAATCGCGTGGCCTGCGAATGTGGTCCTATGGGCAAAAGGCGCAGGATATCGTTTTGAAATCCCGCGCTTTGCGCCCGGATGGACAGGATTTGCAGATCAATGTTCTGGGGCGTGATTACACGGTGGCGTTACCGCTGGTCGGGCAGTTTCAGGCGATGAATGCGTTGTGCGCGCTCGGTCTGGCTATGGCCGAAGATATTTCCCGTGTGGATGCGTTGGTCGAGGGTCTGTCCCGCCTGCAGGGGGCACCGGGGCGGTTGCAGAATATTCCCGGTCATCCGAAGGGGGCTGCGGTCTATGTCGATTACGCGCATACGCCGGACGCGTTGGTCAATGTTTTGCAATCATTGCGCCCGCATACGGTTGGGCGATTGGTGTGCTTGTTTGGCTGCGGTGGAAATCGAGACAAGGGAAAACGCCCGGTGATGGGGGGGATTGCCGCTGATCTGGCCGACCATGTCATCGTTACCGATGATAATCCGCGCTTTGAACAAGCCGATGTCATTCGCGCCGAAATTATGGCCGGTGTAACCGGAAACCATGCCGAAAATATCGGCGATCGTCGTGCGGCCATTCAACACGCCGTACACATGTTGAAAAAAGGGGATGTTCTGGTCATTGCCGGCAAAGGGCATGAGCAGGGGCAAATTATCGGGAATCGAGTGGACCCGTTCGACGATGTCGAAGAGGCCACTACAGCAATTTTGAATATCGGGCTTGGGGAAGCATAA
- a CDS encoding peptidoglycan D,D-transpeptidase FtsI family protein, protein MNPSPFFRQKVMKLIGTRRSALDLARGRIMFMRLCFASAFVLVAVRGFDLTILQGELPRLSQGLSSGFSQESSPRDYAQGAKTAPTALRADIVDRNGVILARSVQTASLYADPKLIPDPEGVARDLVKVLPDLSYGDVLKKLQREGRFVWIKRNLAPQDQYAVLGLGHPGLSFETEANRLYPQGALGAHLVGYTNVDGNGLAGVERSFDKVLKAGKEPVQLTIDVRLQHVLRREISRTMKEFNAKGGMGVIMNVHDGEILAAVSLPDFDPHSAGSAKPDNLFNRLSLGVYEMGSTFKLFSTAAYLELKNAPIGQTFDATKPLTIGRFSIRDYHAQKRVLTIPEIFMYSSNIGSALMAQAVGTDALKNFYADLGFMAPVKVEIDEVGQPIIPSPWRETSTLTASYGHGIAVSPLHVAAAASSIVNGGLRVNPHVVLDNIADDKESASVRVVSAETAHRIRQLLRLTVSHGTGGKADVPGYMVGGKTGSAEKPGARGGYDRKRLLSSFLGVFPSDDPDYVVLVIVDEPQGNKSTYGYATGGWVGAPAVGRVITAMASVLALPPKDVPPEKDISAELVRYVHDPKKAGE, encoded by the coding sequence ATGAATCCATCCCCGTTCTTCCGTCAAAAGGTCATGAAGCTGATCGGGACACGGCGCTCTGCGCTCGATCTGGCGCGCGGGCGAATCATGTTTATGCGGCTGTGCTTTGCCTCGGCCTTCGTTCTGGTGGCTGTACGTGGGTTCGACCTGACGATTTTGCAGGGTGAATTGCCGCGTTTGAGCCAAGGGTTGTCCAGTGGATTTTCACAAGAATCATCCCCGCGTGATTATGCGCAGGGGGCGAAGACGGCACCAACGGCTTTGCGTGCCGATATTGTCGATCGCAACGGCGTTATTCTGGCGCGATCCGTGCAAACGGCATCACTTTACGCCGATCCGAAATTAATTCCGGACCCGGAAGGGGTCGCGCGCGATCTGGTCAAGGTTTTACCGGACCTGTCCTATGGCGATGTTTTGAAAAAATTGCAGCGTGAGGGGCGTTTTGTCTGGATCAAGCGCAACCTTGCGCCTCAAGATCAATACGCGGTTCTTGGTCTGGGGCATCCGGGCCTGTCCTTTGAAACCGAAGCCAACCGTTTGTACCCGCAAGGGGCCTTGGGGGCGCATTTGGTGGGCTACACCAATGTGGACGGCAACGGTCTGGCGGGGGTTGAGCGCAGTTTCGACAAAGTGTTGAAGGCGGGTAAGGAGCCCGTGCAGCTGACCATCGATGTGCGTTTGCAACACGTTCTGCGCCGTGAGATTTCCCGCACGATGAAGGAGTTCAACGCCAAGGGCGGCATGGGCGTGATTATGAACGTGCATGACGGCGAAATTCTGGCGGCTGTATCGCTGCCCGATTTCGATCCGCACAGCGCGGGATCGGCCAAGCCGGATAATTTGTTCAACCGCCTGTCACTGGGCGTGTATGAAATGGGCTCGACCTTCAAGCTGTTTTCGACCGCGGCTTATCTGGAATTAAAAAATGCACCGATTGGTCAGACCTTTGATGCGACCAAGCCGCTGACCATCGGTCGTTTTTCGATCCGGGATTATCACGCGCAAAAACGCGTTCTAACCATTCCTGAAATCTTCATGTATTCGTCGAATATTGGGTCGGCCTTGATGGCCCAGGCTGTGGGGACGGATGCATTGAAAAATTTCTATGCTGATCTGGGTTTTATGGCCCCGGTCAAGGTGGAAATTGACGAGGTTGGTCAGCCGATTATCCCGTCGCCATGGCGTGAAACCAGTACCCTGACGGCGTCTTATGGTCACGGTATTGCGGTATCGCCTTTGCATGTGGCTGCGGCGGCATCGTCGATTGTTAATGGCGGTCTGCGCGTTAATCCGCATGTAGTTTTGGATAACATTGCAGATGATAAAGAAAGCGCATCTGTGCGTGTTGTGTCGGCGGAAACGGCGCACCGCATCCGTCAATTGCTGCGCCTGACGGTCAGCCACGGTACGGGTGGTAAAGCCGATGTTCCCGGCTATATGGTGGGCGGAAAAACCGGATCGGCGGAAAAACCGGGTGCGCGCGGTGGATATGACCGAAAGCGTTTGCTGTCTTCATTCCTCGGTGTCTTCCCATCAGATGATCCGGACTATGTCGTCTTGGTGATTGTGGACGAGCCACAGGGTAACAAATCGACCTATGGCTATGCCACCGGCGGCTGGGTTGGGGCTCCCGCTGTTGGGCGTGTGATTACGGCGATGGCTTCGGTTCTGGCCTTGCCGCCAAAAGATGTCCCGCCGGAAAAAGATATTTCTGCCGAACTGGTTCGCTATGTCCATGATCCAAAGAAGGCGGGGGAATGA
- the ftsL gene encoding cell division protein FtsL — protein MRIRLSSIVSLGLAGMAGFMLFQTSQNVQQAEHQLRGLNAQLTKEGEALRVLEAEWDYLNRPDRLEELARQHLKMEPIDPALLVRDGGALPDQIEPIIPARKPDPALRRAVLAPSTPPAGSPPSVAAHDPVASPATSSPSSENFDTLINRLTDTEPSSGGAQ, from the coding sequence ATGCGCATTCGCCTTTCGTCGATTGTTTCGCTTGGTTTAGCCGGGATGGCAGGATTCATGCTGTTCCAGACCAGTCAAAACGTCCAACAGGCCGAGCATCAATTGCGCGGATTGAATGCGCAACTGACCAAAGAAGGCGAAGCCCTGCGCGTCTTGGAGGCGGAATGGGATTACCTCAATCGCCCTGACCGATTGGAAGAATTGGCACGCCAGCATTTGAAGATGGAGCCGATTGACCCGGCTCTGCTGGTGCGTGATGGTGGGGCGTTGCCCGACCAGATTGAGCCGATTATTCCCGCGCGTAAACCCGATCCAGCGTTGCGCCGCGCTGTCCTTGCACCATCCACTCCTCCGGCGGGTTCTCCGCCTTCTGTTGCTGCCCACGATCCTGTGGCCTCTCCGGCAACATCATCTCCCTCGTCTGAAAATTTTGATACGCTGATCAATCGTCTGACCGATACGGAACCATCAAGCGGAGGGGCGCAATGA
- the rsmH gene encoding 16S rRNA (cytosine(1402)-N(4))-methyltransferase RsmH produces MIQDTAPHIPVMLDEVLTALAPVAGETYVDGTFGAGGYSRATLDRAPGCRIVGIDRDQTAHDRAVAWKDTYGDKLILLHGTFGNVRDLLDQAGIDRVQGFMLDIGVSSMQIDNADRGFSFRFDGPLDMRMDQSAGESAADIVRDMDETDLANLIYNYGEERHSRRIARAIVDARVVAPIETTAALASIVEKAMPGRRKPNDIHPATRTFQALRIAVNDELGELERALAASEHILEEGGRLVVVTFHSLEDRIVKNFFKTRSGDVPAPSRHAPMTALSDHPAPTFRLTQRKAIDPTDAETRRNPRSRSAKLRSAIRTNAPAWSEETSKKFAKGGRG; encoded by the coding sequence ATGATTCAGGATACAGCGCCGCATATTCCAGTGATGCTGGATGAAGTTTTAACGGCATTGGCGCCCGTTGCGGGCGAAACCTACGTTGATGGCACGTTTGGTGCGGGCGGATATTCCCGCGCGACGCTGGACCGCGCACCGGGATGCCGCATCGTCGGGATTGATCGTGATCAAACCGCGCATGACCGCGCCGTCGCGTGGAAGGATACATACGGCGATAAGCTGATTTTGTTACACGGCACGTTTGGCAATGTGCGGGATCTGCTGGATCAGGCGGGCATTGACCGCGTTCAGGGCTTTATGTTGGATATCGGTGTATCGTCGATGCAGATTGATAATGCCGATCGTGGTTTTTCATTCCGCTTTGATGGTCCGCTGGATATGCGCATGGATCAAAGCGCGGGCGAAAGCGCCGCCGACATTGTCCGTGATATGGATGAAACCGATCTGGCCAATCTGATTTACAATTACGGCGAAGAGCGCCATTCCCGCCGCATTGCCCGTGCCATAGTTGATGCGCGTGTCGTCGCGCCGATTGAAACCACGGCCGCATTGGCATCCATCGTTGAAAAAGCCATGCCGGGCCGTCGCAAACCCAATGACATTCACCCGGCCACCCGCACGTTCCAGGCCCTGCGCATCGCCGTGAATGATGAATTGGGTGAGCTGGAGCGCGCTCTGGCCGCGTCCGAACATATTCTGGAGGAGGGCGGGCGTCTGGTTGTCGTCACCTTCCATTCTCTGGAAGATCGTATCGTCAAAAACTTCTTCAAAACGCGGTCGGGTGATGTGCCTGCACCGTCCCGTCACGCACCGATGACCGCGCTCAGCGATCATCCGGCACCGACCTTCCGTCTTACGCAACGTAAGGCGATTGATCCCACCGATGCCGAAACTCGGCGCAATCCCCGTTCAAGATCCGCAAAATTGCGGAGTGCTATCCGTACCAATGCTCCGGCATGGAGTGAGGAAACATCCAAAAAATTTGCGAAAGGGGGGCGTGGATAA
- the mraZ gene encoding division/cell wall cluster transcriptional repressor MraZ → MALFLSTYINRVDRKGRVSVPAAFRTALSAQAFQGIVVFRSPVHACLEGFDGAKMDDLATRLDQFDLFSAEQDDLATAIFGDATPMAFDGDGRVTLTPDLIAHANIADQVAFVGLGRKFQLWEPSALKARQVHARANARDKGLTLPSIIGGAAS, encoded by the coding sequence ATGGCGTTGTTTCTTTCGACATACATCAATCGCGTTGACCGCAAGGGACGGGTATCCGTTCCGGCGGCGTTTCGCACCGCTCTGAGCGCACAGGCGTTTCAGGGCATTGTTGTATTCCGTTCGCCCGTTCATGCCTGCCTCGAAGGATTTGATGGTGCGAAGATGGATGATCTGGCCACGCGCCTCGATCAATTCGATTTGTTCTCCGCCGAACAGGATGATCTGGCCACCGCCATTTTCGGTGATGCCACGCCGATGGCGTTCGATGGCGATGGCCGCGTGACGTTGACGCCGGATTTAATTGCGCATGCCAATATTGCGGATCAGGTGGCGTTCGTCGGTTTGGGTCGTAAATTCCAATTGTGGGAACCATCCGCCTTGAAAGCGCGTCAGGTTCACGCACGTGCCAATGCGCGGGATAAAGGTTTGACGCTGCCCTCCATCATCGGGGGGGCCGCATCATGA
- a CDS encoding N-acetylmuramoyl-L-alanine amidase, translated as MTMRTKHSPNFNERAGGVAPTVLILHYTGTKTAQDAEDVYMDTNPPKQKSPGPVSPHYMIDYDGTVTQFVAEDKRAWHAGASWWDGRDDINSHSIGIEIVNPGINYGYVDFTQAQMDALHVLVQGILSRNPIPAHYVLGHSDIAPTRKPDPGEKLDWAWLAARGIGLWPQPDQRDYDLGDIFLGNAADLHRALTEYGYDPRLKLDELIPAFQRHFQPDAFVDPARRGRSDRELAARLHWLLRMKNTAAKAPTP; from the coding sequence ATGACCATGCGGACAAAACATTCACCAAACTTCAACGAACGGGCGGGCGGTGTTGCGCCCACCGTTTTGATCCTGCATTACACCGGAACAAAAACGGCGCAGGATGCCGAAGATGTGTACATGGACACGAACCCGCCGAAGCAAAAATCGCCGGGGCCGGTCAGTCCGCATTACATGATTGATTATGACGGTACCGTCACGCAATTCGTGGCGGAAGATAAACGCGCATGGCATGCCGGTGCGTCATGGTGGGATGGGCGCGATGATATCAACAGCCATTCCATCGGCATTGAAATCGTCAATCCCGGCATTAATTACGGCTACGTCGATTTTACGCAGGCGCAGATGGATGCGTTGCATGTTTTGGTGCAGGGTATTTTGTCGCGCAATCCGATTCCGGCCCATTATGTTTTGGGCCATTCCGATATTGCGCCGACGCGCAAACCGGACCCGGGTGAAAAGCTGGATTGGGCGTGGCTGGCCGCGCGCGGCATTGGCCTGTGGCCGCAACCGGACCAGCGTGATTATGATCTGGGTGATATCTTCCTTGGCAATGCGGCGGATTTGCACCGGGCGTTGACGGAATATGGGTATGACCCGCGTTTGAAGCTGGATGAGCTGATCCCGGCGTTCCAACGCCATTTTCAGCCCGATGCCTTCGTTGACCCGGCCCGCCGGGGGCGGAGCGACCGGGAATTGGCGGCGCGGCTGCATTGGCTGTTGCGGATGAAAAACACGGCCGCCAAGGCGCCAACGCCATAA